The proteins below come from a single Polynucleobacter necessarius genomic window:
- the gmhB gene encoding D-glycero-beta-D-manno-heptose 1,7-bisphosphate 7-phosphatase, whose amino-acid sequence MSASSSKLIIFDRDGVINEDRDDYVKSVDEWIPLPGSLEAIALLNQAGYQIAIATNQSGLARGYFTINDLHAMHSKMERLLQPLGGKIDSIFFCPHTDAHACDCRKPAPGLMKEIALRYKKLSSTQPLLDVPIVGDSLRDLEAGIALGAAPHLVLTGKGQKTLAKGNLPEGTQIHADLMAFAIWLLNNQIQN is encoded by the coding sequence ATGAGCGCTAGCTCCTCTAAGCTGATTATTTTTGATCGCGATGGCGTGATTAATGAAGATCGAGATGACTATGTAAAATCGGTGGATGAATGGATTCCACTTCCTGGCAGTCTAGAAGCGATAGCACTTCTCAATCAAGCAGGCTATCAAATTGCCATCGCCACGAATCAGTCTGGCCTTGCAAGAGGCTATTTCACCATCAACGATTTACATGCAATGCACAGCAAAATGGAGCGGCTGCTACAGCCCCTCGGCGGAAAAATCGATAGCATTTTCTTCTGTCCCCACACAGATGCTCATGCATGTGATTGCCGCAAGCCTGCGCCAGGCCTGATGAAAGAAATTGCACTGCGGTACAAAAAATTGAGCAGCACGCAACCTTTATTAGATGTCCCTATTGTGGGAGACTCTCTAAGGGATCTTGAGGCAGGGATAGCGCTTGGTGCCGCACCGCACTTAGTACTGACCGGGAAAGGTCAAAAGACCTTGGCGAAAGGCAACTTGCCTGAAGGAACACAAATTCATGCAGATCTCATGGCTTTTGCCATCTGGCTATTAAACAATCAAATCCAAAATTGA